TGGCCGTGGTTATCAATTACCGCCTGGCCCCGCCGGTGCACGTGCCCGAGCAGGCCGCCGATTGCGCCCACGCCCTGGCCTGGACCGTGACCAACATCGGGCGCTACGGCGGCGACCCGGCCCGCATCTTCGTGATGGGGCACTCGGCCGGCGGTGGGCTAGCGGCCCTGCTCGCCACCGACGACGCCCTGCTCGCCCGCAACGGCTTACCTCAAAATCCCGTACGTGGCGCCATCATGGACGACCCGGCCGGCCTCGACATGTACAGCTACCTCAAGGAAATGAAGTACGAGGGCGACCAGCAGTACCTCGTGCCCTTTGGCAAAGACCCCGCGGTGTGGAAAGAACAGTCGGCCATCTACAAGATTAAGCCGGGCATGCCGCCCTTTATGTTCTTCATCGGCGGCGAAACCTACCCCAGCATCAGTGGCAGCGCGGGCCGCTTCCGCGACCGGCTCAAGGTTATTGGGCAGCCCGCCCAGTACACCGTGCTGCCCGGCAAGCACCACATTCCCATGGTGCTGCAGCTGTATTGGCAGCATAATATCATTTACCAGGAACTGCTGAAGATGGTTGGGGCCTAAAGGTTTGAGCGCCTTATTGAGCCAAACAGTCCGTCCTGCAGCGCGGAGCCGAGGAACCTCACCCCCGGCCCCTCTCCCGCGGAGAGGGGAGCCAGACGTCAGTTCACTCAACAGAAAGCCCCAGCTCAATATTGAGCCGGGGCTTTCTGTTGTCAGGAATTGAGCTAAAAATTATGCCGTGGCTCCCCTCTCCGCGGGAGAGGGGCCGGGGGTGAGGTCACCCGGCTCCGCGCTACACGACTGCACTACTGCAACCACCTCAACCAAACAGCCCAATTTGCCTTGTGGGCTGCTCAAAATTCAGCAGCCACTTCTTGCGGTGCATGCCGCCGGCGTAGCCGGTGAGGCTGCCATCGGCCCCGATAACGCGGTGGCAGGGCCACACGATGGCCAGTGGGTTTTGGCCATTGGCGGCGCCCACGGCGCGCACCGATTTGGGGTTGTTCAGCCGTTTGGCTACGTCTAGGTAAGAAGCCGTTCGGCCGTAGCCGATGCCCACCAGCGCTTGCCAGACCTGCCGCTGAAAATCGGTGCCAAACGTGGGTGTGTAGGTGAGGTTGAAATCGCGCAGCTCGCGGCCAAAATAGGCTTGCAGCTGGCGGTGGCCCTCCTGCAGGCACGCTGGCACGGCGCCAAATGGGGTGGCCACGGGTCCGGGTGTTTCGAGGAAGCTCACGGCGCTCAGCCCTGCATCGGTGCCGGTGAGGGAAAGCAAGCCCAGGGGCGAGTTGAGGTAAGCCGTGGCCGTCATAGGAAGCCAAAGGTAGACGCCACTTGGGCTAGCCTGGCTGCCCAATGGCGGTTTTGGCCCCTTGCGGGCGCCGGGCGGGCACCGCGGCGGCTACGCGGGCCTGGGCCGTTAGCAGGGCTTCGGCGCTGGGCAGGTGCAGCCGACGGGCGGGGCCGGGGTGGCCCAGGTCGGCGTCCCAGAGGCCGGAGCGGTGCCACTCCTGGAGGTGGTCCCAGTCGGGCCGGTCGATGATGGGGTAAATGCAGGTGCCCCACAGCGGCAGGCCGGCGCTGACCACGGCGGCGCATTCCTGCCCAATCATGCGCCACCACAGCGGCCGGTCGACGCCCGGGTGGCTGGTTTCGGTGATGGCGAAGGGGCGGCGGTAGCGCTTGTATGCCTCGCGCAGCAGCTCGCGCAGGGGGCGCCAGCGCGGGTCGGGCACGGGGTCGTTCCAGCCCAGTTTATGGTAGGGGTGCAGCTGCCACTGGTTGTCGTAGTAGTAGTTGAACCCCACAACGTCGAGCAGCTCGGGCGCGCCGCCCAGCTCCGGGCACATCTTGCCGCACAGCATGTCGGTGGCCTGAAACTGGTTGAGGTGGGCCGTGCGCACGTCGCGGCGCTGCTGAGGCCCGGCGTTGGCCGGCGCCACAATGTTGATGAGCGGCTCGGTAGTGAGCAGCCGGATGCTGGGGTCGGCTTCGCGCAGGGCGTAGCTGCCCTCGATGTAGGCACGCATCAGGCCGTACTTCACGTCCCAGCCCTGGTGGTGGCAGTAGGGCGAAGTGCCCCGGACCTCGCCGCCCAGCCAGGAAATAAAGCTGACCTCGTTGATGGGCGTCACGATGAGCGTATCGTCGGGCCGCTGCGAGCGGTAGAAGTCCACGAAGGCCCGGCACAAGGCCGCAAAGCGCCGGGCAAACATGGGATGCAGCGGCGTGAGGTCGTCGGGGTAGCCAAAGTGGCACAGGTCCCACACCTGCTGGATGCCGTGGCGCTGGCCGGCCTCGAGCATGGTTTGCACCGTGCTGAAATCGTAATGATAGGCCCGTTTCTCAATCTGGGCCCAGCGGATGCCCTCCCGCACGGTGCGCACCTGGAATTGGGCCAGCGCCGCGTAATCTTCGTCGATGAGCGGCAGATGCCCGGTCAGGGGCAGAAAGTCAACGCGGTTGCCGAAGGCGTTGAGCTGGTCGGTGCATTCGTAGCCGCCCCACCAAAAGGAGCGGAAAGGGTTGGTGTCGGGAAAAGTAAGCGCCATAGGAGAGTAGCTGTGTAGAATACGCAGCCGCCCGCGGCAGCTGGGTAGCTGCCGCGGGCGGCCGGCTTCCTTTACCCAAAAATAGCCGATTGGGTTAATGTGGAGCTTCGCTATTGAGGCTTTCCGGCCGATGCGCCAGGTTTTTGGCTTCAATAAAAATGCGCTGCACCTCGGGGTGCTCGGCCCGGATGGCGTCCTGCAGCAGCTCAACGGCGCTGGCTACCTGGCCGGAGCTCAGGTCGTCGGCAAACTCTACGTCGAGGGCCAGCACCACGTCGTTGGGGCCCAGGTACATGGTGAGGGGCGAGCGAATCTCGCACACCTGAGGCTGGGCGCGGGCAATGCGCTCCAGGTTGGCCAGGGTCTCGGCATCGACGCCCGTGCCCACCAGCAGGCCCTTGGTGCGGGCCACCAGAAACACGGCCACCAGCATCAGCAGCAGCCCAATGGCGATGGATGCGGCCCCGTCGAAGTACGGATTGTTGAGCAGATGGCCCAGAAACACCCCGACCAAAGCCAGCAGCAGGCCCACTAGCGCCGCCAGGTTTTCCATTACGGAAGCGAAAACTGCCGGGTCTTTGCTCGTGCGCAGCATCTTCACGAAGCCCACGTTTGCCTCCGACTGCGCCAGCAGTGCCTTCACCGACAAGTACATGGCCACGCCTTCGAAGAGCAGCGAAACCCCCAGCACGATGTAGTTCCACTTGGCATCTTCAAGCGGCACCGGGTCCTGAATGTGCTTGATGCCCTCGTAGAACGACATGCCGCCGCCGATGGCAAAGATGAGCACCGCCACAATCAAGCCCCAGAAATACAGCTCCTTGCTGTGCCCAAACGGGTGCTCGGCATCGGGCGGGCGCTGGCTGCGGTTTACGCCGTAGAGCAGCAGGCCGCTGTTGCCGGTATCCACCAGGGAGTGGATGCCTTCGGAAAGCATGGCCGACGAACCCGTGAAGTACGCCGCCACAAATTTACTGACGGCGATGGCGACGTTGGCGGCGATGCCGCCGTAGAGGGAAATTTTAGAAGCGTTAGCGGAAGCCATAAAGCAGATTTCGTAGGTAATTGGGCGGGGTTAATCCATGGTCGCGCTGCCCACACGCTCCTTTTCGCCAATGGCTTTGGCTTCGATAAAAATGCGTTTGAATTCCGGGTGCTCGGCCCGGATGGCGTTTTGCAGGGCATGCACCGCGTGCTCGACTTCATCGGCCGACAGGCGGTTTTCGAATTCGATGTCCAGCGCCAGGATGACATCGGCCGGCCCAAGGTACATGGTGAGTGGCACCCGCATGTGCTGCACCGCGGGCTGGGCGTGCACAATGCGCTCGAGGTCCCGCAGGGTTTCGTCGTCGGCCCCGATGCCCACCAGCAGGGCCTTGGTTTTGTAAATGAGGAACATGGCTACGCCTACCAGCAGCGTGCCAATGCCAATGGAGGCCACGCCGTCGAGGTAGGGATTGCCCAGCAAGTGCCCCAGGTACACACCGGCCAGCGCGATGACCAGCCCAACCAAAGCCGCCAGGTCTTCGAGCAGAATGGCAAACACCGCCGGGTCCTTGCTGCGGCGCAGCGTTTGCCAGAAGCCTTCGTCGCCGCGGTCGGCATTGAAGGCTTTGAAAGCCAGAAAGCAGGAAATGCCTTCGAACACCAGCGAGATGCCCAGCACCCAGTAGTTCCAGGTGGGGTCGGAGAGGGGCGCCGGGTGCTTGAGGTGCTCGATGCCTTCGTAAAACGACATGCCGCCGCCCACCGAAAACACCAGAATGGCCACAATAAGCGCCCAGAAGTACAGCTCCTTGCTGCGCCCGAATGGGTGGCGCCGGTCGGGCGCCTTACCGCTCTGGTACACCCCCAGCAGAATGAGAAAGCCGTTGCCGCTGTCCACCAGCGAGTGAATGCCCTCGGAAAGCATGGCCGAGGAACCAGTGAAGTACGCCGCCACAAACTTGCTGACGGCGATGGCAATGTTGGCCCCGATGGCTCCGTAAATGGCAAATTTGGAGGAGGACGCGGTTGAACTCATGCCTAGCCTTACGCAGCAAGCGCGGCGGGCGTTGGCCGAAAGCAGGCGGCCGGGGCGCGGTTGAGCTAACCACAGCCGCCGCCGGCCTTGCCAATGACAAGCCCGGCACTACTTTCGCCCCATGTCCCAACCTACTCTCCAGCGCCGCTTAGGCCTCGTCCAGGCTACTGCGCTCAATATGATTGACATGGTCGGTATCGGCCCGTTTGTCACGCTGCCGCTCGTCATGGGGTTTATGGGGCCCAATTTCCTGCTGGCCTGGCTGGTGGGAGCCGGGTTGGCGCTCATCGATGGCCTTATCTGGAGCGAGCTGGGCGCCGCCCACCCCGAGGCTGGCGGCTCCTACCGCTTTCTCAAGCTGGCCTACGGCGAGCAGAAGTGGGGCCGGCTAATGTCGTTTCTCTACGTGTGGCAAACGCTGGTGCAGGCCCCGCTGGTGCTGGCCTCCGGCGCCATCGGCTTTGCCCAATACTTCGGCTACCTCGTGCCGCTCACCGAGTGGTGGCAGCCCAAGCTGGTATCGGGCGCGGTGGTACTGCTGCTTATCGTGCTGCTCTACCGGCGCATTGAGGACATTGGCAAGCTGGGCGTGATGCTCTGGGTGGGCGTGCTGGGGCTGATGGGCTGGCTGATTTTTGGCGGCCTCACCCACCCCAACCATCCCGTGGCCTGGCTGCCGGAAGGCGGGTTCAGCGCCCTGCCCGGTGTGCTGCTGTCGGCGGCCATGGGCCAGGCGGCCATCAAAACCATCTACTCCTACCTGGGCTACTACAACGTGTGCCACCTGGGCGGCGAAATCGTGAACCCACAGCGCGTGATTCCGCGCAGCATCTTCCTCAGCATTCTGGGCATCATGGCCCTGTACCTGCTGCTCAACTGGAGCGTGGGCACGGTCATTCCCTGGCAGGAAGCCAGCAAATCGGAGTTTATCGTGAGCACCTTCGTGGCCAAGATTTACGGCGCGGGCGCGGCGCAGGCGGCCACGGCGTTGGTGTTGCTGGTGGCGTTTGCGTCGCTGTTTGCGGTGCTGCTGGGCTACTCGCGCATTCCCTACGCGGCTGCCGCCGATGGCGAGTTTCTGCCCATCTTCGCCAAGCTGCACCCCACCAAGCAGTTCCCCTACGTGTCGC
This region of Hymenobacter sedentarius genomic DNA includes:
- a CDS encoding alpha/beta hydrolase, which produces MRRFFLLMPLAVLLAAVVVVLATEYVVARPGHRTKDVAYVPASAPDFDKERHILDVYSPNGAAAKTAGYPVVLFIHGGSWTSGSKNIYTFIGRRLAKQGVVAVVINYRLAPPVHVPEQAADCAHALAWTVTNIGRYGGDPARIFVMGHSAGGGLAALLATDDALLARNGLPQNPVRGAIMDDPAGLDMYSYLKEMKYEGDQQYLVPFGKDPAVWKEQSAIYKIKPGMPPFMFFIGGETYPSISGSAGRFRDRLKVIGQPAQYTVLPGKHHIPMVLQLYWQHNIIYQELLKMVGA
- a CDS encoding methylated-DNA--[protein]-cysteine S-methyltransferase, which codes for MTATAYLNSPLGLLSLTGTDAGLSAVSFLETPGPVATPFGAVPACLQEGHRQLQAYFGRELRDFNLTYTPTFGTDFQRQVWQALVGIGYGRTASYLDVAKRLNNPKSVRAVGAANGQNPLAIVWPCHRVIGADGSLTGYAGGMHRKKWLLNFEQPTRQIGLFG
- a CDS encoding amine oxidase, whose product is MALTFPDTNPFRSFWWGGYECTDQLNAFGNRVDFLPLTGHLPLIDEDYAALAQFQVRTVREGIRWAQIEKRAYHYDFSTVQTMLEAGQRHGIQQVWDLCHFGYPDDLTPLHPMFARRFAALCRAFVDFYRSQRPDDTLIVTPINEVSFISWLGGEVRGTSPYCHHQGWDVKYGLMRAYIEGSYALREADPSIRLLTTEPLINIVAPANAGPQQRRDVRTAHLNQFQATDMLCGKMCPELGGAPELLDVVGFNYYYDNQWQLHPYHKLGWNDPVPDPRWRPLRELLREAYKRYRRPFAITETSHPGVDRPLWWRMIGQECAAVVSAGLPLWGTCIYPIIDRPDWDHLQEWHRSGLWDADLGHPGPARRLHLPSAEALLTAQARVAAAVPARRPQGAKTAIGQPG
- a CDS encoding cation diffusion facilitator family transporter, which produces MASANASKISLYGGIAANVAIAVSKFVAAYFTGSSAMLSEGIHSLVDTGNSGLLLYGVNRSQRPPDAEHPFGHSKELYFWGLIVAVLIFAIGGGMSFYEGIKHIQDPVPLEDAKWNYIVLGVSLLFEGVAMYLSVKALLAQSEANVGFVKMLRTSKDPAVFASVMENLAALVGLLLALVGVFLGHLLNNPYFDGAASIAIGLLLMLVAVFLVARTKGLLVGTGVDAETLANLERIARAQPQVCEIRSPLTMYLGPNDVVLALDVEFADDLSSGQVASAVELLQDAIRAEHPEVQRIFIEAKNLAHRPESLNSEAPH
- a CDS encoding cation diffusion facilitator family transporter → MSSTASSSKFAIYGAIGANIAIAVSKFVAAYFTGSSAMLSEGIHSLVDSGNGFLILLGVYQSGKAPDRRHPFGRSKELYFWALIVAILVFSVGGGMSFYEGIEHLKHPAPLSDPTWNYWVLGISLVFEGISCFLAFKAFNADRGDEGFWQTLRRSKDPAVFAILLEDLAALVGLVIALAGVYLGHLLGNPYLDGVASIGIGTLLVGVAMFLIYKTKALLVGIGADDETLRDLERIVHAQPAVQHMRVPLTMYLGPADVILALDIEFENRLSADEVEHAVHALQNAIRAEHPEFKRIFIEAKAIGEKERVGSATMD
- a CDS encoding APC family permease — protein: MSQPTLQRRLGLVQATALNMIDMVGIGPFVTLPLVMGFMGPNFLLAWLVGAGLALIDGLIWSELGAAHPEAGGSYRFLKLAYGEQKWGRLMSFLYVWQTLVQAPLVLASGAIGFAQYFGYLVPLTEWWQPKLVSGAVVLLLIVLLYRRIEDIGKLGVMLWVGVLGLMGWLIFGGLTHPNHPVAWLPEGGFSALPGVLLSAAMGQAAIKTIYSYLGYYNVCHLGGEIVNPQRVIPRSIFLSILGIMALYLLLNWSVGTVIPWQEASKSEFIVSTFVAKIYGAGAAQAATALVLLVAFASLFAVLLGYSRIPYAAAADGEFLPIFAKLHPTKQFPYVSLLILGGVGFVFSLLFRLGEVITAILAMRILVQFVGQAVGLMLLRRRRGTAALPFKMPLYPLPVLIAIAVWLLVFWSTGPKFMLSGLTVIVLGVGVFLLWSRRLGRWPFEKKELPL